A stretch of DNA from Microbacterium saperdae:
TGCCGCCCGCCGAGAGCGAGATGATCCATGACGTCGCGGCGGTCGTGACCTACGGCTGGGGGATGATCCCGGCGAGTGTCACGATCGGCGGCAGCAGCGTGACCACCGCGTTGTGGCCGAAGGACGGCGGCTACATCGTGCCGATCAAGAAGGCCCTGCAGGATCGCGAGGGCATCGGCGTGGACGACGTCGTGGAGATCACGCTCGACATCGACGCCTGA
This window harbors:
- a CDS encoding DUF1905 domain-containing protein — translated: MRLHIVGEIWFWRGPAPYHFVTVPPAESEMIHDVAAVVTYGWGMIPASVTIGGSSVTTALWPKDGGYIVPIKKALQDREGIGVDDVVEITLDIDA